The following proteins are encoded in a genomic region of Amblyraja radiata isolate CabotCenter1 chromosome 37, sAmbRad1.1.pri, whole genome shotgun sequence:
- the LOC116966492 gene encoding neurogenin-3-like, with amino-acid sequence MPTKTDCSPVPFTSDQGQYSPLSGDDSSSFDSISTVLSPEGAPTLRLGSGDDAGSLRARKSGQGAPESRKKKARSRSRVKNEATATKQRKNRRTKANDRERNRMHNLNDALDALRGVLPTFPDDAKLTKIETLRFAHNYIWALTEALRMAEQGRPTYVASGRGHSFELASSPPSPSSSDWDCSHSAESLSPQSSADEMFLSAQQERTHGLHSPPYAGFI; translated from the coding sequence ATGCCCACGAAAACCGACTGCTCGCCTGTGCCCTTCACCAGCGACCAGGGACAATATTCTCCCCTCTCCGGGGACGACAGCAGCTCGTTCGATTCCATCAGCACCGTCCTGTCTCCGGAAGGCGCCCCGACCCTTCGCCTGGGCTCGGGAGACGACGCTGGCAGCCTGCGCGCTCGGAAGTCCGGGCAGGGCGCCCCGGAGAGCAGAAAGAAGAAAGCGAGGAGCCGCTCTAGGGTGAAAAACGAAGCCACGGCGACTAAGCAGCGGAAGAACCGGCGCACGAAAGCGAATGACCGGGAGCGCAACCGCATGCACAATCTGAACGACGCGCTGGACGCGCTGCGGGGAGTCCTGCCCACCTTCCCGGACGATGCCAAGTTGACCAAAATCGAAACGCTCCGTTTCGCTCACAATTACATCTGGGCGCTGACCGAGGCGCTGCGGATGGCGGAGCAAGGGCGCCCGACCTACGTGGCCAGCGGCCGGGGACACTCCTTCGAGCTCGCCAGCTCCCCGCCATCGCCATCCTCCTCCGACTGGGACTGCTCGCATTCCGCCGAGTCCCTCAGCCCCCAGAGCTCCGCCGACGAGATGTTCCTGTCGGCGCAACAGGAGCGAACCCACGGCCTGCACAGCCCGCCTTACGCCGGCTTCATTTGA